A portion of the Perognathus longimembris pacificus isolate PPM17 chromosome 20, ASM2315922v1, whole genome shotgun sequence genome contains these proteins:
- the Erich4 gene encoding glutamate-rich protein 4 produces MELWIQLKQAGLEPSGLGPPPAALRIPPPEESFSQTVLSPGPDSGAANESLLWIWEELGNLRRMDVQLLGQLCSLGLEMGAIREELVAILEEEEEEEICEEEEEEEPQGKQEEGHLGVFSLSSRLPDFEMTI; encoded by the exons ATGGAGCTGTGGATACAGCTGAAGCAAGCTGGCCTAGAACCCTCCGGGCTGGGTCCACCTCCCGCAGCCCTGAGGATCCCCCCACCAGAGGAGAGCTTTAGCCAGACTGTGCTATCACCAGGGCCAGACTCCGGGGCAGCCAATGAAAGCCTGCTGTGGATCTGGGAGGAGCTG GGGAACCTGCGCAGAATGGATGTCCAGCTGCTGGgccagctgtgcagcctggggcTGGAGATGGGGGCTATTCGGGAGGAGCTGGTTGCCATcctagaagaggaggaggaggaggagatctgtgaagaggaagaagaggaggagcccCAGGGGAAGCAGGAAGAGGGACACCTGGGGGTCTTCAGCCTCTCCTCACGCCTCCCTGACTTTGAGATGACTATCTGA